A genomic segment from Thermococcus sp. LS1 encodes:
- a CDS encoding 7-carboxy-7-deazaguanine synthase QueE, translating into MKLIMAEVFNSWQGEGGSVEGSAFGRRQIFVRFAGCDLNCIWCDSKEFIDASKVLRWRYEVEPFTGKFEYKPNPASLDEVVDAILRLDTGDIHSISYTGGEPTLQVRPLKALMERMHELGFSNFLETHGSLPELIKEVAHLTDYASVDIKDETAKATADWKALVLREVESIRILKEAGAETYAKLVVTKDTKIENVRWYASLLKGLAPLVIQPREPIEISQERLMELYHETAKIMGKKNVGLSFQVHKYFGIL; encoded by the coding sequence ATGAAACTCATAATGGCCGAGGTGTTCAACAGCTGGCAGGGGGAAGGAGGGAGCGTTGAGGGTTCTGCCTTTGGACGGAGGCAGATATTCGTAAGATTCGCCGGCTGCGACCTTAACTGTATCTGGTGCGACTCGAAGGAGTTCATAGATGCCTCCAAGGTCTTGCGGTGGCGCTATGAGGTGGAACCTTTCACCGGAAAGTTCGAATACAAGCCTAACCCGGCGAGCTTGGATGAGGTAGTCGATGCCATTCTGAGGCTTGACACGGGGGATATACATTCCATAAGCTACACCGGCGGCGAGCCAACGCTTCAGGTCAGGCCGCTCAAGGCCCTCATGGAGAGGATGCACGAGCTCGGCTTTTCAAACTTCCTTGAGACCCACGGTAGTCTTCCAGAGCTGATTAAGGAAGTAGCTCATCTCACAGACTACGCCAGTGTCGACATAAAGGACGAGACCGCTAAAGCTACGGCCGACTGGAAAGCTCTCGTTCTCCGTGAGGTAGAGAGCATCAGAATCCTGAAGGAAGCCGGCGCAGAGACCTACGCCAAGCTCGTGGTGACAAAGGACACAAAGATAGAGAACGTCCGCTGGTATGCCTCCCTCCTGAAAGGCCTCGCACCACTTGTTATCCAGCCAAGGGAGCCGATCGAGATAAGCCAGGAGAGACTCATGGAACTCTACCACGAGACGGCAAAGATTATGGGCAAAAAGAACGTCGGTTTGAGCTTCCAGGTGCATAAGTACTTTGGGATATTATAA